Proteins from a genomic interval of Acidiferrobacteraceae bacterium:
- a CDS encoding cytochrome c oxidase assembly protein → MSSLASIVTFFTPWDISPTVMLVCAASVVFYIRGLGRLHEGDPAGAWRATAFLISVIAIYLFMQTRLDYWSQHMFWVHRLQHLVLHHAAPFLIALSAPMVVLKRGTPVWLQERVLSPIWHLPVGRVLYRILQNPVVASVLVVGLIAFWLTPSIHFKAMLSVERYKVMNWSMLLDGLLFWWLIVGPPKQSSLKPLHYGVRIVILFLSILPQILIGAWIALAPKILFDVYNVCGRAWPIAPMTDQEIGGLITWIPSSMMSVIALLVVLYRWMRHTEDEYMASISKKE, encoded by the coding sequence GTGTCATCACTTGCAAGTATCGTCACCTTCTTCACGCCGTGGGACATCTCGCCAACGGTAATGTTGGTTTGTGCCGCATCGGTCGTTTTCTACATCCGTGGCCTGGGCCGGCTGCATGAGGGCGACCCCGCCGGGGCATGGCGCGCGACGGCCTTTCTGATCAGCGTGATCGCGATCTATCTTTTCATGCAGACCCGTCTGGACTACTGGTCGCAGCACATGTTTTGGGTACATCGCCTGCAGCATCTGGTGCTGCACCACGCTGCGCCGTTCCTTATCGCTCTTTCCGCACCCATGGTGGTACTGAAACGCGGCACACCCGTATGGTTGCAGGAGCGGGTACTGTCACCCATCTGGCACCTTCCCGTGGGTCGCGTCCTGTACCGGATTCTGCAGAATCCGGTCGTCGCATCGGTCCTGGTTGTCGGACTGATCGCCTTCTGGTTGACGCCGTCCATTCATTTCAAGGCCATGCTCAGTGTCGAACGCTACAAGGTAATGAACTGGAGCATGCTACTGGACGGCCTGCTGTTCTGGTGGCTCATCGTCGGACCACCAAAGCAGTCGTCGTTGAAACCCCTGCACTACGGGGTGCGCATCGTGATTCTGTTCCTGAGTATCCTGCCACAGATTCTCATCGGAGCCTGGATCGCCCTTGCACCCAAGATCCTTTTCGACGTGTACAACGTGTGCGGCCGCGCCTGGCCCATCGCGCCCATGACCGATCAGGAGATTGGTGGTCTCATTACCTGGATCCCGTCGAGCATGATGAGCGTCATCGCGCTGCTCGTAGTGCTCTATCGCTGGATGCGCCATACCGAAGACGAATATATGGCGAGTATCTCTAAGAAGGAGTAA
- a CDS encoding cytochrome c oxidase assembly protein, producing MDLSLDSVIAFILPWKFSPTVAIVSAAAILVFGRGLVLQWRAGEHAGALRIAAYFGGVLSFYALMQTRLDYWALHMFWMHRAQHAVLHHSAPFLIALSAPGDVLVRGTPEVLRRRIFAPVWNTTAVRRTYDFIQTPVVATILFIGIMGFWLLPENHFTAMLSDEAYHAMNWSLVINGLLFWWAMLVPSRNAHAGWNGYGCCILLQWVVIMAMIAMGFVIMYSEDIIYAVYAICGRLWSLSPMGDQALGGMITWMPTTVVSVLAALVLLSRWIRESGNDRATDPVPAISAKA from the coding sequence ATGGACCTGAGCCTGGATTCCGTCATCGCGTTCATCCTGCCGTGGAAGTTTTCTCCCACGGTCGCCATCGTCAGCGCCGCCGCCATTCTGGTTTTTGGCCGCGGCCTGGTTCTCCAGTGGCGGGCCGGGGAGCACGCCGGAGCCCTTCGCATCGCGGCCTATTTCGGCGGGGTCCTTTCCTTCTATGCATTGATGCAGACACGGCTGGACTACTGGGCCCTGCATATGTTCTGGATGCACCGCGCCCAACATGCGGTACTGCACCACAGCGCCCCTTTCCTGATCGCACTCTCGGCCCCCGGAGATGTCCTGGTACGCGGTACCCCCGAGGTATTGCGTCGCCGAATTTTCGCCCCGGTGTGGAACACGACCGCAGTGCGCCGCACCTACGATTTCATCCAGACTCCGGTGGTGGCGACGATCCTATTCATCGGCATCATGGGTTTCTGGCTGCTGCCGGAAAACCATTTCACGGCCATGTTGAGTGACGAGGCCTATCACGCCATGAACTGGAGCCTCGTTATCAATGGACTGCTGTTCTGGTGGGCAATGCTCGTACCATCGCGTAATGCCCACGCCGGCTGGAATGGCTATGGCTGCTGCATTCTTCTTCAGTGGGTAGTCATCATGGCCATGATCGCCATGGGATTTGTCATCATGTACAGCGAAGACATCATTTATGCCGTCTATGCCATCTGCGGTCGCCTGTGGTCACTCTCGCCCATGGGTGACCAGGCCCTGGGCGGAATGATCACCTGGATGCCGACCACCGTAGTCAGTGTGCTCGCCGCGCTGGTGTTGTTGTCCCGCTGGATACGGGAAAGCGGGAATGATCGGGCAACAGACCCGGTGCCCGCAATATCTGCCAAAGCGTAA
- a CDS encoding SCO family protein, with protein MPVKTNSRAHFLIHILLVLLVSTGLAACSKDVKWKLLNLTGVMPKLQFNLHDDQGQPVTADKYRGKIVMLYFGYTHCPDVCPTTMAKMAQALSSLGADAEKVRVLFVSVDPARDKPKQLKSYTAAFSPEMDGLSGTQEQLRTLTKRYRVTYGLGKPDKEGNYEVSHSSAVFVFDTKGNTRLMAQSDTTADAMAHDLRLLIAGS; from the coding sequence ATGCCTGTCAAAACGAACTCCCGCGCCCACTTCCTGATTCACATCCTGTTGGTCCTGCTTGTCTCCACGGGCCTTGCCGCGTGCAGCAAGGACGTCAAATGGAAGCTGTTGAACCTGACCGGCGTGATGCCAAAGCTGCAATTCAATCTGCATGATGATCAGGGGCAGCCCGTAACCGCGGACAAGTATCGCGGCAAGATCGTCATGCTGTATTTCGGCTACACCCATTGCCCTGACGTATGTCCCACCACCATGGCCAAGATGGCACAGGCCCTCTCGTCCCTGGGCGCGGACGCGGAAAAGGTGCGCGTACTGTTTGTGAGCGTCGACCCGGCACGCGACAAACCCAAACAGCTGAAGAGCTATACCGCCGCTTTCAGCCCGGAGATGGATGGCCTGAGCGGAACCCAGGAGCAGCTGCGCACCCTGACCAAGCGCTATCGCGTCACCTATGGACTGGGCAAGCCCGACAAGGAAGGCAACTACGAGGTTAGCCACAGCAGCGCCGTGTTCGTCTTCGACACCAAGGGAAATACCCGGCTCATGGCGCAAAGCGACACTACCGCCGACGCCATGGCCCACGACCTGCGCCTGCTCATTGCCGGGTCCTGA
- a CDS encoding copper chaperone PCu(A)C — protein MNHSIRRYRLAPWLAGVVLAICAGGAMAAPSVNVQHARIRLLPGDLPLAGYCEVKNTGSAKVTLTGASSPAFGGVMMHLSMHKNGEASMKMVDKIDIAPGKTLRFAPGGYHLMLMNRKHSLKVGDVVPITLHFSEGMDLEKKFRVGGANTQ, from the coding sequence ATGAACCATTCAATCAGAAGGTATCGGCTGGCTCCGTGGCTCGCCGGTGTCGTCCTCGCGATCTGCGCCGGCGGCGCCATGGCCGCCCCGTCAGTCAACGTCCAGCATGCCCGCATTCGCCTGCTGCCCGGTGATCTTCCGCTTGCCGGCTATTGCGAAGTGAAAAACACGGGTAGCGCAAAGGTCACCCTGACTGGCGCATCGAGTCCTGCCTTTGGCGGCGTAATGATGCATCTGAGCATGCACAAGAACGGCGAGGCCAGCATGAAGATGGTCGACAAGATCGACATCGCCCCGGGCAAGACCCTGCGCTTCGCTCCGGGTGGCTACCACCTGATGCTGATGAACCGCAAGCACAGCCTGAAAGTGGGAGACGTGGTGCCCATCACCCTTCACTTCAGCGAGGGCATGGATCTGGAAAAGAAGTTCCGTGTCGGTG